The following coding sequences lie in one Burkholderia cepacia genomic window:
- a CDS encoding bifunctional 3-(3-hydroxy-phenyl)propionate/3-hydroxycinnamic acid hydroxylase: MNTEPSAQGHDAVEPCDVAIVGYGPTGLVAASMLGRAGHRVIVLERWPTPYGLPRLTHIDGETARIVQASADIDHALRNAKAVDTYHYRDANGDLLLELNWTGRACGYPAHISIYQPDIEDAIDARASTFRNVTILRGWEVDTLQQDDDGVTLTAHPSRCGQDAQWTGKPRVIRARYVIGADGANSLVRRTLGIERSDFGYNERWLNLDSENKRDLGEGCARTTIYCDPARAYMHMPIGTKRTRFELRVLPNESTAEWETEAAGWKWLEDHYGYGPDDLKLLRHVVYTFETRMAERWRTGRVLLAGDAAHTMMPYMGQGACSGMRDGINLAWKLDLVLTGRASADLLDTYEAERRPHVSAITQMSLFLGQVVNEDDPRKVAERDAAFRSGNMPPMPPFPKLDHGIVHAEADGTLLPTTGAPAPQGRARRGAAEGRFDDVVGQGFQLVTREHPARHLDDAQRAFLAQLGCHVAVLANDVCAPDAVVDLDGEQHAFMQAHGIAAYIKRPDFIVFGSVADLRDLGALVDALRGKLHWSAVSSEPSAASAAVTHAS, encoded by the coding sequence ATGAATACCGAACCGAGCGCACAGGGTCACGATGCCGTCGAACCGTGCGACGTCGCGATCGTCGGCTACGGTCCGACCGGTCTCGTCGCCGCATCGATGCTGGGCCGCGCCGGCCATCGCGTAATCGTCCTCGAACGCTGGCCGACGCCTTACGGGCTGCCGCGCCTCACGCACATCGACGGCGAAACCGCGCGCATCGTGCAGGCCAGCGCCGACATCGATCACGCGCTGCGCAACGCAAAGGCCGTCGACACCTACCATTACCGCGACGCGAACGGCGACCTGCTGCTGGAACTGAACTGGACCGGCCGCGCGTGCGGCTATCCCGCGCACATCTCGATCTACCAGCCGGATATCGAGGATGCGATCGATGCGCGCGCCAGCACCTTCAGGAACGTGACGATCCTGCGCGGCTGGGAAGTCGACACGCTGCAGCAGGACGACGACGGCGTGACGCTGACCGCGCATCCGTCGCGCTGCGGCCAGGACGCGCAATGGACCGGCAAGCCGCGCGTCATTCGCGCCCGCTACGTGATCGGCGCGGACGGCGCGAACAGCCTCGTGCGCCGCACGCTCGGCATCGAACGGTCCGACTTCGGCTACAACGAACGCTGGCTCAATCTCGATTCGGAGAACAAGCGCGATCTCGGCGAAGGCTGCGCGCGCACGACGATCTACTGCGATCCTGCGCGTGCGTACATGCACATGCCGATCGGCACGAAGCGCACGCGTTTCGAGTTGCGCGTGCTGCCGAACGAATCGACGGCCGAATGGGAAACCGAAGCCGCCGGCTGGAAGTGGCTCGAGGATCACTACGGCTACGGCCCGGACGACCTCAAGCTGCTGCGTCATGTCGTCTACACGTTCGAGACGCGCATGGCCGAACGCTGGCGCACCGGCCGCGTGCTGCTCGCGGGCGACGCCGCGCACACGATGATGCCGTACATGGGGCAAGGCGCCTGCTCCGGCATGCGCGACGGCATCAACCTCGCGTGGAAGCTCGATCTCGTGCTGACCGGGCGCGCGTCCGCCGACCTGCTCGACACCTACGAAGCCGAGCGGCGCCCGCACGTGAGCGCAATCACGCAGATGTCGCTGTTTCTCGGGCAGGTCGTCAACGAGGACGATCCGCGCAAGGTCGCCGAGCGCGACGCGGCATTCCGCTCCGGCAACATGCCGCCGATGCCGCCGTTCCCGAAACTCGATCACGGCATCGTGCACGCCGAAGCCGATGGCACGCTGCTGCCGACAACCGGTGCACCGGCACCGCAAGGCCGCGCACGGCGCGGCGCGGCGGAAGGCCGCTTCGACGACGTGGTCGGCCAGGGCTTCCAGCTCGTCACGCGCGAGCACCCTGCCCGCCATCTCGACGATGCGCAGCGCGCGTTCCTCGCTCAGCTCGGCTGTCATGTGGCCGTGCTGGCTAACGACGTGTGCGCGCCGGATGCGGTGGTCGATCTCGACGGCGAACAGCACGCGTTCATGCAAGCGCACGGGATTGCCGCGTATATCAAGCGGCCCGATTTCATCGTGTTCGGTTCGGTGGCCGACCTGCGCGACCTCGGCGCGCTCGTCGATGCACTCCGCGGCAAACTGCACTGGTCCGCCGTGTCGAGCGAGCCGTCCGCGGCTTCGGCGGCCGTCACCCACGCATCGTGA